One genomic region from Patescibacteria group bacterium encodes:
- a CDS encoding glycosyltransferase family A protein, giving the protein MSTPPKISILIPAYQAGKTISRCLESIFSQTFQDFEVIVVNDGSIDDTLQKLEKYQTRIKIINQQNGGAPKARNRGFQESRGRYILFCDADIILKPDALQKMIGVLEANPEISYVYSSFYFGWKKFKLHEFDGEKLKQYPYIHTTALIRREHFPEFDESLKKFQDWDLWLTMLERGYVGKWIPEFLFRAQAGGTMSNWLPSFIYKIPWNKIGWKPKVVKKYEAAREIIKKKHGL; this is encoded by the coding sequence ATGTCAACACCTCCCAAAATAAGTATACTTATTCCGGCCTATCAGGCGGGAAAAACAATTTCCCGTTGTCTGGAAAGTATTTTTAGCCAAACTTTCCAGGATTTTGAAGTTATTGTGGTTAATGATGGCTCTATTGATGACACTCTTCAAAAATTGGAAAAATATCAAACTCGTATTAAAATAATCAACCAACAGAATGGAGGGGCGCCGAAGGCGAGAAACAGGGGATTTCAAGAGTCACGCGGGCGATATATTTTATTTTGCGATGCGGATATAATTTTAAAACCCGACGCCCTGCAAAAAATGATAGGAGTTTTAGAGGCTAATCCGGAAATTTCTTATGTTTATTCCTCGTTTTATTTTGGCTGGAAAAAATTTAAACTTCACGAGTTTGACGGCGAAAAATTAAAACAATATCCTTACATTCATACCACCGCGCTGATTCGCCGCGAACATTTTCCCGAATTCGATGAATCGTTAAAAAAATTTCAAGATTGGGATTTGTGGCTGACCATGCTGGAGCGCGGTTATGTCGGCAAATGGATACCAGAATTTCTTTTTAGAGCTCAAGCCGGAGGAACAATGAGCAATTGGTTGCCAAGTTTTATATATAAAATTCCCTGGAATAAAATCGGCTGGAAACCGAAGGTTGTAAAAAAATACGAAGCAGCCAGGGA